Proteins encoded within one genomic window of Ostrinia nubilalis chromosome 5, ilOstNubi1.1, whole genome shotgun sequence:
- the LOC135072316 gene encoding ubiquitin-conjugating enzyme E2 S yields the protein MSNVENVCPQVLRGVTRELRRLAAHPPAGVKLLLRDDDLTDVLAHIDGPADTPYAGGVFRVRLVLGREFPAAPPRAYFLTRIFHPNVSPATGEVCVNTLKRDWRPELGLEHALLAVKCLLIAPNPESALNADAAALLRDRYDDYFARAKLLADIHARPLEPAKQQDGPAAGGAEQAASASRGGEEGPCAKRERRPAAAAAAAGQRAAKDKEKDRRRILKRL from the exons ATGTCGAACGTGGAGAACGTGTGCCCGCAGGTGCTGCGCGGCGTGACGCGCGAGCTGCGGCGGCTGGCGGCGCACCCGCCCGCCGGCGTCAAGCTGCTGCTGCGCGACGACGACCTCACCGACGTGCTGGCGCACATCGACGGGCCCG CCGACACGCCGTACGCGGGCGGCGTGTTCCGCGTGCGCCTGGTGCTGGGCCGCGAGTTCCCGGCGGCGCCGCCGCGCGCGTACTTCCTGACGCGCATCTTCCACCCGAACGTGTCGCCGGCCACGGGCGAGGTGTGCGTCAACACGCTGAAGCGCGACTGGCGGCCCGAGCTGGGGCTGGAGCACGCGCTGCTGGCCGTCAAGTGCCTGCTCATCGCGCCCAACCCCGAGTCCGCGCTCAACGCCGACGCCGCGGCGCTGCTGCGCGACCGCTACGACGACTACTTCGCGCGCGCCAAGCTGCTGGCCGACATCCACGCGCGCCCGCTCGAGCCCGCCAAGCAGCAG GACGggccggcggcgggcggcgcggagCAGGCGGCGAGCGCGTCCCGCGGCGGCGAGGAGGGCCCGTGCGCCAAGCGCGAGCGccggccggcggcggcggcggcggcggcgggacaGCGCGCGGCCAAAGACAAGGAGAAGGATCGCCGCCGCATCCTCAAGCGGTTATGA
- the LOC135072074 gene encoding lens fiber major intrinsic protein-like: MPRNDEDGGGGGGGGRGTGARAWVVRWWRALLAELLATALLVLLGVATLVVGPAPLTHPALAFGFVVLINVVAFGPASGAHMNPAVTLAALVCGKIAWAPALAYAVAQMLGATLGFGALLALVPTAAAPAGCTRSPLAPAAAAAVEALLTGSLALIAAGVWAEHDERRPDRSVPIKFGLAIAGLVYAGGPLTGASLNPARSFGPALIHGFWKDHWVYWVGPLGGAALGAALHRWVLTPPPPAPAAPRPEQQPLQDKV, from the exons ATGCCACGAAACG ACGAGGACGGAGGTGGAGGTGGAGGTGGAGGCAGGGggacgggcgcgcgcgcgtgGGTGGTGCGCTGGTGGCGCGCGCTGCTGGCCGAGCTGCTGGCCACGGCGCTGCTGGTGCTGCTGGGCGTGGCCACGCTGGTGGTGGGCCCCGCGCCGCTCACGCACCCCGCGCTGGCCTTCGGCTTCGTGGTGCTCATCAACGTCGTGGCCTTCGGGCCCGCCTCGGGCGCGCACATGAACCCCGCCGTCACGCTGGCCGCGCTCGTCTGCGGCAAGATCGCCTGGGCGCCCGCGCTCGCCTACGCAGTGGCTCAG ATGCTGGGCGCGACGCTCGGGTTCGGCGCGCTGCTGGCGCTGGTTCCGACGGCGGCGGCGCCCGCGGGCTGCACGCGCTCGCCGCTGGCgccggccgccgccgccgccgtggAGGCGCTGCTGACGGGCTCGCTGGCGCTCATAGCGGCCGGCGTGTGGGCCGAGCACGACGAGCGCCGCCCCGACCGCTCCGTGCCCATCAAGTTCGGGCTCGCCATCGCCGGGCTCGTCTACGCTGGG GGTCCACTAACAGGCGCCAGTCTCAACCCAGCCAGAAGCTTCGGACCAGCTCTCATACACGGATTCTGGAAGGATCATTGG GTGTACTGGGTGGGCCCgctgggcggcgcggcgctgggcGCGGCTCTGCACCGCTGGGTgctcacgccgccgccgcccgcgcccgccgcgccgcgtcCCGAGCAGCAGCCGCTGCAGGACAAGGTCTGA